A single genomic interval of Mangifera indica cultivar Alphonso chromosome 5, CATAS_Mindica_2.1, whole genome shotgun sequence harbors:
- the LOC123217300 gene encoding putative ABC transporter C family member 15 isoform X1 — protein sequence MFPSNFASKFELLYSNTAWQLLESPCLREHTFMVVQLGFLGLLLFQLVRRIISLIIRHRSDQTELRDQGAQKSNIGIKFSISYKATVVCSILQFGTHLMMLLNMLNGSETLCTSPVQAFSSEIMQVVSWASTLLVVYKIPHTEHAKFPWLLRAWWFCSFLLCIICTALDIYFRIINTSKFGLQDYVDLVGLLASTFLFGISIRGKTGLVHTVSGDIIEPLLNGKDTRHSQYKRESLYAKATLLQLITFSWLNPLFAVGIKKPLEQDEVPDVDIKDSAGFLSFKFEKNLKHVKQEKGSTNPSLYKAMFLFIRKKAAINALFAVTSAGASYVGPYLIDDFVSFLTNRENQSLQRGYFLALAFLGAKMVETIAQRQWVFGARQLGLRLRAALITQIYKKGLHLSSQSRQSHTSGEIINYMSVDVQRITDFIWYLNTIWMFPVQISLAIYILHTNIGLGSLAALAATLIVMSCNIPITKNQKRYQSMIMTAKDDRMKATSEVLRNMKTLKLQAWDNQYLHKLESLRKVECNWLWKSLRLAATSAFIFWGAPTFISVLTFGTCVLMGIQLTAGRVLSALATFRMLQDPIFNLPDLLSVIAQAKVSSDRIASFLQDDEIQHDAIDYVPKEESDFDVEIENGKFSWNSESISPTLDGIELKVSKGMKVAICGTVGSGKSSLLSCIIGEIQKLAGTVKISGTKAYVPQSPWILTGNIRENILFGNQWDSCKYERTVKACALTKDFELFSCGDLTEIGERGINMSGGQKQRIQIARAIYQDADIYLLDDPFSAVDAHTGSQLFKECLMGLLKDKTVIYVTHQVEFLPVADLILVMENGRIAQAGRFEELLKQNIGFEVLVGAHSQALESIMTVENSSRTSKKPTSETESTSSNSQVEHEPDSTEEIKENGGKLVQEEEREKGSIGKEVYWSYLTAVKGGALVPVIILAQSSFQVLQVASNYWMAWSSPPTIHTQPEIEMNAILLVYSLLAVGSSLCVLLRAMLVVITGLQTAQKLFNDMLHSILRAPMSFFDSTPTGRILNRASSDQSVLDLELAMRLSWCALSIIQILGTILVMSQVAWQVFVIFIPVTAICIWYQQYYIPTARELARLSEIQKAPILHHFAESLSGAATIHAFDQETRFTNLNLSLIDNYSRPWFHNVSAMEWLSYRLNLLSNLVFAFSLVLLVTLPEGIINPSIAGLAVTYGINLNVLQASVIWNICNAENKMISVERILQYSKIRSEAPLVVEECRPANNWPEVGSICFKNLQIRYAEHLPSVLKNISCTFPGGKKVGVVGRTGSGKSTLIQAIFRIIEPTEGSIIIDDVDISRIGLHDLRSRLSIIPQDPTLFEGIVRGNLDPLLQYTDKQVWEALDKCQLGDVVRAKEEKLDSTVVENGENWSVGQRQLLCLGRSLLKKSSILVLDEATASVDSATDGIIQKIITQEFKNRTVVTIAHRIHTVIDSDLVLVLNDGRIAEYDTPKNLLEREDSFFSKLIKEYSMRSHNLNSLTTPS from the exons ATGTTCCCTTCGAACTTTGCTTCCA AATTTGAGCTTCTCTATTCCAACACAGCATGGCAGCTGCTAGAATCACCCTGTTTGAGGGAGCATACCTTCATGGTTGTGCAACTTGGGTTCCTTGGACTCTTGCTTTTTCAGCTTGTACGAAGAATTATCAGTCTAATAATCAGACATAGAAGTGATCAAACAGAGTTGAGAGATCAAGGTGCACAGAAGTCCAACATTGGCATAAAGTTTAGCATCTCTTACAAAGCCACGGTGGTTTGCTCCATTTTACAATTTGGCACTCATCTCATGATGTTACTGAATATGCTAAATGGTAGTGAGACACTATGCACCTCTCCTGTTCAAGCTTTTTCTTCCGAGATTATGCAAGTGGTATCATGGGCAAGTACATTGCTTGTAGTATACAAGATTCCTCACACTGAGCATGCTAAGTTTCCTTGGCTTCTGAGAGCATGGTGGTTTTGTAGCTTTTTGTTGTGCATTATCTGCACAGCTCTTGATATCTATTTCAGAATTATAAACACAAGTAAATTTGGATTACAAGATTATGTGGATCTCGTTGGCCTCCTTGCGTCCACTTTCCTTTTTGGTATATCAATCCGAGGGAAGACAGGCTTAGTCCATACTGTCTCTGGTGACATAATTGAGCCTCTTCTCAATGGAAAAGATACTAGACATTCACAATACAAAAGAGAATCTCTATATGCAAAAGCTACTCTTCTCCAACTCATTACCTTCTCCTGGCTCAACCCTTTATTTGCTGTTGGTATCAAAAAACCCCTCGAACAGGATGAAGTCCCGGATGTAGATATCAAGGACTCCGCTGGATTTCTatcattcaaatttgaaaagaacTTAAAACATGTTAAACAGGAAAAGGGAAGCACAAACCCATCTCTTTACAAGGCAATGTTTTTGTTCATTAGAAAGAAAGCAGCAATTAATGCACTTTTTGCTGTGACAAGTGCTGGAGCGTCATATGTTGGCCCATACCTTATTGACGATTTCGTAAGTTTCCTGACCAATAGGGAAAACCAGAGCTTACAGAGAGGGTACTTTCTTGCACTCGCCTTTCTAGGTGCCAAGATGGTTGAGACAATAGCACAGAGGCAATGGGTCTTTGGAGCTCGCCAGTTAGGCCTTCGCCTAAGAGCAGCTTTGATAACCCAGATATACAAAAAGGGGCTGCATTTGTCAAGCCAATCCCGCCAAAGTCACACAAGTGGGGAGATTATCAACTATATGAGTGTAGATGTCCAAAGAATTACAGACTTTATCTGGTACTTAAATACTATATGGATGTTCCCTGTGCAGATATCCTTAGCCATCTACATCCTGCATACAAACATAGGTTTGGGGTCATTAGCTGCATTGGCAGCAACTTTAATAGTCATGTCTTGCAACATACCTATTACAAAAAATCAGAAGAGATACCAATCAATGATCATGACTGCTAAGGATGATAGGATGAAAGCCACTTCAGAAGTTCTGAGAAATATGAAGACGCTTAAACTTCAAGCATGGGATAATCAGTACCTCCACAAACTTGAAAGTTTGAGGAAAGTCGAGTGCAACTGGCTGTGGAAGTCGCTAAGATTAGCAGCAACTTCAGCTTTCATTTTCTGGGGAGCACCCACATTCATCTCTGTGCTAACTTTTGGGACATGTGTTCTAATGGGAATTCAACTTACAGCTGGGAGAGTCTTATCTGCGCTGGCCACCTTCAGAATGTTACAAGATCCTATATTTAATTTACCTGATCTACTGTCTGTGATCGCACAGGCCAAAGTTTCATCAGATCGGATTGCATCTTTCCTCCAGGATGATGAAATTCAGCATGATGCAATTGACTATGTCCCAAAAGAGGAATCGgattttgatgttgagattGAGAATGGGAAATTCAGCTGGAACTCTGAGTCAATCAGCCCGACTCTTGATGGAATAGAGTTGAAAGTAAGTAAAGGGATGAAGGTGGCAATTTGTGGGACAGTAGGTTCAGGCAAGTCTAGTCTTCTTTCATGCATTATTGGGGAAATACAGAAGCTGGCAGGGACAGTCAAGATCAGTGGTACAAAGGCTTATGTTCCTCAGTCACCATGGATACTGACGGGAAACATCAGggaaaatattctttttgggAATCAATGGGACAGTTGCAAATATGAAAGAACAGTTAAAGCGTGTGCCTTGACAAAGGATTTTGAGCTGTTCTCTTGTGGTGACCTTACAGAGATTGGAGAAAGAGGGATAAATATGAGTGGAGGACAGAAACAGAGAATTCAAATTGCCCGAGCAATTTACCAGGACGCGGATATATATCTACTCGATGACCCCTTCAGTGCTGTAGATGCTCATACAGGCTCCCAACTCTTTAAG GAATGCTTGATGGGACTTCTCAAAGACAAGACGGTAATTTATGTTACCCACCAAGTTGAGTTCCTTCCAGTAGCAGACCTCATTCTG GTGATGGAAAATGGAAGAATTGCACAAGCAGGTAGATTTGAAGAACTTCTGAAACAAAATATAGGATTTGAAGTTTTAGTTGGGGCTCATAGCCAAGCTCTAGAGTCGATTATGACAGTCGAGAATTCAAGCAGAACATCTAAAAAACCAACTTCAGAAACTGAATCCACTAGTTCAAATTCACAAGTTGAGCATGAACCAGATTCCACGGAAGAGATCAAAGAAAATGGAGGAAAACTGGTgcaagaagaagagagagagaaaggaagcATCGGAAAAGAAGTTTATTGGTCTTATTTAACAGCTGTGAAAGGAGGAGCACTAGTTCCTGTCATAATCTTGGCACAGTCATCATTCCAAGTATTGCAGGTGGCTAGTAACTACTGGATGGCATGGTCTTCTCCACCTACAATTCACACCCAACCAGAAATAGAAATGAATGCAATTTTACTAGTATATTCATTACTTGCTGTTGGAAGTTCACTTTGTGTGCTGTTACGAGCCATGCTAGTAGTAATAACAGGACTACAAACTGCCCAAAAACTATTCAATGACATGCTGCATAGCATACTCCGGGCTCCTATGTCATTTTTTGATTCAACTCCAACCGGAAGAATCTTAAACCGG GCATCTTCAGATCAAAGTGTGCTAGACTTGGAACTGGCAATGAGATTAAGTTGGTGTGCTCTCTCAATAATACAGATTCTAGGAACCATTTTGGTGATGTCACAGGTAGCATGGCAAGTGTTTGTCATCTTCATTCCAGTAACTGCTATCTGCATATGGTACCAG CAATATTACATACCAACAGCAAGAGAACTGGCCCGCTTGTCCGAGATACAAAAAGCTCCAATCCTTCACCACTTTGCAGAGTCACTATCAGGAGCAGCAACAATTCATGCGTTTGATCAAGAAACCCGGTTCACAAATTTAAACCTCAGTCTGATTGACAACTACTCAAGGCCATGGTTTCACAATGTCTCTGCTATGGAATGGCTTTCTTACAGACTAAATTTGCTATCAAATTTGGTGTTTGCTTTCTCATTGGTTTTGCTGGTAACTCTCCCTGAAGGAATAATTAATCCAA GCATTGCAGGGTTAGCAGTAACATACGGAATAAACTTGAATGTGCTGCAAGCTTCCGTTATATGGAACATATGCAACGCGGAAAACAAGATGATCTCAGTTGAAAGAATACTGCAGTACTCCAAAATAAGAAGTGAAGCTCCCCTTGTAGTCGAAGAGTGCAGACCTGCGAATAACTGGCCAGAAGTTGGATCAATTTGCTTCAAAAATTTGCAA ATCCGTTATGCTGAACATCTGCCATCAGTGTTGAAAAACATATCATGTACATTTCCGGGAGGGAAGAAAGTAGGTGTTGTGGGAAGGACAGGAAGTGGAAAATCAACCCTCATACAAGCCATATTCAGGATTATTGAGCCAACAGAGGGAAGCATTATAATTGACGATGTGGACATTTCCAGGATAGGGCTTCATGATTTAAGATCAAGACTTAGCATCATTCCACAAGACCCAACACTCTTTGAGGGAATTGTTAGAGGAAATCTTGATCCACTACTCCAATATACAGACAAGCAAGTCTGGGAg GCTCTAGATAAATGTCAACTTGGTGATGTAGTGCGGGCAAAGGAAGAGAAGTTGGATAGCACAG TGGttgaaaatggtgaaaattgGAGTGTGGGGCAAAGGCAGTTACTGTGTCTTGGAAGGAGCTTGCTGAAGAAAAGCAGCATTCTGGTACTGGATGAAGCCACAGCGTCAGTGGATTCTGCAACTGATGGAATCATACAAAAGATAATTACTCAAGAATTCAAAAATCGCACAGTTGTTACAATAGCTCACAGAATCCACACCGTTATTGATAGTGATCTTGTGTTGGTCCTTAATGATG GAAGGATTGCAGAATATGACACACCAAAAAATTTACTTGAAAGAGAAGATTCTTTCTTCTCTAAATTGATTAAGGAGTACTCCATGAGGTCTCACAACCTCAACAGCTTGACAACTCCATCGTGA
- the LOC123217300 gene encoding putative ABC transporter C family member 15 isoform X2, whose amino-acid sequence MVVQLGFLGLLLFQLVRRIISLIIRHRSDQTELRDQGAQKSNIGIKFSISYKATVVCSILQFGTHLMMLLNMLNGSETLCTSPVQAFSSEIMQVVSWASTLLVVYKIPHTEHAKFPWLLRAWWFCSFLLCIICTALDIYFRIINTSKFGLQDYVDLVGLLASTFLFGISIRGKTGLVHTVSGDIIEPLLNGKDTRHSQYKRESLYAKATLLQLITFSWLNPLFAVGIKKPLEQDEVPDVDIKDSAGFLSFKFEKNLKHVKQEKGSTNPSLYKAMFLFIRKKAAINALFAVTSAGASYVGPYLIDDFVSFLTNRENQSLQRGYFLALAFLGAKMVETIAQRQWVFGARQLGLRLRAALITQIYKKGLHLSSQSRQSHTSGEIINYMSVDVQRITDFIWYLNTIWMFPVQISLAIYILHTNIGLGSLAALAATLIVMSCNIPITKNQKRYQSMIMTAKDDRMKATSEVLRNMKTLKLQAWDNQYLHKLESLRKVECNWLWKSLRLAATSAFIFWGAPTFISVLTFGTCVLMGIQLTAGRVLSALATFRMLQDPIFNLPDLLSVIAQAKVSSDRIASFLQDDEIQHDAIDYVPKEESDFDVEIENGKFSWNSESISPTLDGIELKVSKGMKVAICGTVGSGKSSLLSCIIGEIQKLAGTVKISGTKAYVPQSPWILTGNIRENILFGNQWDSCKYERTVKACALTKDFELFSCGDLTEIGERGINMSGGQKQRIQIARAIYQDADIYLLDDPFSAVDAHTGSQLFKECLMGLLKDKTVIYVTHQVEFLPVADLILVMENGRIAQAGRFEELLKQNIGFEVLVGAHSQALESIMTVENSSRTSKKPTSETESTSSNSQVEHEPDSTEEIKENGGKLVQEEEREKGSIGKEVYWSYLTAVKGGALVPVIILAQSSFQVLQVASNYWMAWSSPPTIHTQPEIEMNAILLVYSLLAVGSSLCVLLRAMLVVITGLQTAQKLFNDMLHSILRAPMSFFDSTPTGRILNRASSDQSVLDLELAMRLSWCALSIIQILGTILVMSQVAWQVFVIFIPVTAICIWYQQYYIPTARELARLSEIQKAPILHHFAESLSGAATIHAFDQETRFTNLNLSLIDNYSRPWFHNVSAMEWLSYRLNLLSNLVFAFSLVLLVTLPEGIINPSIAGLAVTYGINLNVLQASVIWNICNAENKMISVERILQYSKIRSEAPLVVEECRPANNWPEVGSICFKNLQIRYAEHLPSVLKNISCTFPGGKKVGVVGRTGSGKSTLIQAIFRIIEPTEGSIIIDDVDISRIGLHDLRSRLSIIPQDPTLFEGIVRGNLDPLLQYTDKQVWEALDKCQLGDVVRAKEEKLDSTVVENGENWSVGQRQLLCLGRSLLKKSSILVLDEATASVDSATDGIIQKIITQEFKNRTVVTIAHRIHTVIDSDLVLVLNDGRIAEYDTPKNLLEREDSFFSKLIKEYSMRSHNLNSLTTPS is encoded by the exons ATGGTTGTGCAACTTGGGTTCCTTGGACTCTTGCTTTTTCAGCTTGTACGAAGAATTATCAGTCTAATAATCAGACATAGAAGTGATCAAACAGAGTTGAGAGATCAAGGTGCACAGAAGTCCAACATTGGCATAAAGTTTAGCATCTCTTACAAAGCCACGGTGGTTTGCTCCATTTTACAATTTGGCACTCATCTCATGATGTTACTGAATATGCTAAATGGTAGTGAGACACTATGCACCTCTCCTGTTCAAGCTTTTTCTTCCGAGATTATGCAAGTGGTATCATGGGCAAGTACATTGCTTGTAGTATACAAGATTCCTCACACTGAGCATGCTAAGTTTCCTTGGCTTCTGAGAGCATGGTGGTTTTGTAGCTTTTTGTTGTGCATTATCTGCACAGCTCTTGATATCTATTTCAGAATTATAAACACAAGTAAATTTGGATTACAAGATTATGTGGATCTCGTTGGCCTCCTTGCGTCCACTTTCCTTTTTGGTATATCAATCCGAGGGAAGACAGGCTTAGTCCATACTGTCTCTGGTGACATAATTGAGCCTCTTCTCAATGGAAAAGATACTAGACATTCACAATACAAAAGAGAATCTCTATATGCAAAAGCTACTCTTCTCCAACTCATTACCTTCTCCTGGCTCAACCCTTTATTTGCTGTTGGTATCAAAAAACCCCTCGAACAGGATGAAGTCCCGGATGTAGATATCAAGGACTCCGCTGGATTTCTatcattcaaatttgaaaagaacTTAAAACATGTTAAACAGGAAAAGGGAAGCACAAACCCATCTCTTTACAAGGCAATGTTTTTGTTCATTAGAAAGAAAGCAGCAATTAATGCACTTTTTGCTGTGACAAGTGCTGGAGCGTCATATGTTGGCCCATACCTTATTGACGATTTCGTAAGTTTCCTGACCAATAGGGAAAACCAGAGCTTACAGAGAGGGTACTTTCTTGCACTCGCCTTTCTAGGTGCCAAGATGGTTGAGACAATAGCACAGAGGCAATGGGTCTTTGGAGCTCGCCAGTTAGGCCTTCGCCTAAGAGCAGCTTTGATAACCCAGATATACAAAAAGGGGCTGCATTTGTCAAGCCAATCCCGCCAAAGTCACACAAGTGGGGAGATTATCAACTATATGAGTGTAGATGTCCAAAGAATTACAGACTTTATCTGGTACTTAAATACTATATGGATGTTCCCTGTGCAGATATCCTTAGCCATCTACATCCTGCATACAAACATAGGTTTGGGGTCATTAGCTGCATTGGCAGCAACTTTAATAGTCATGTCTTGCAACATACCTATTACAAAAAATCAGAAGAGATACCAATCAATGATCATGACTGCTAAGGATGATAGGATGAAAGCCACTTCAGAAGTTCTGAGAAATATGAAGACGCTTAAACTTCAAGCATGGGATAATCAGTACCTCCACAAACTTGAAAGTTTGAGGAAAGTCGAGTGCAACTGGCTGTGGAAGTCGCTAAGATTAGCAGCAACTTCAGCTTTCATTTTCTGGGGAGCACCCACATTCATCTCTGTGCTAACTTTTGGGACATGTGTTCTAATGGGAATTCAACTTACAGCTGGGAGAGTCTTATCTGCGCTGGCCACCTTCAGAATGTTACAAGATCCTATATTTAATTTACCTGATCTACTGTCTGTGATCGCACAGGCCAAAGTTTCATCAGATCGGATTGCATCTTTCCTCCAGGATGATGAAATTCAGCATGATGCAATTGACTATGTCCCAAAAGAGGAATCGgattttgatgttgagattGAGAATGGGAAATTCAGCTGGAACTCTGAGTCAATCAGCCCGACTCTTGATGGAATAGAGTTGAAAGTAAGTAAAGGGATGAAGGTGGCAATTTGTGGGACAGTAGGTTCAGGCAAGTCTAGTCTTCTTTCATGCATTATTGGGGAAATACAGAAGCTGGCAGGGACAGTCAAGATCAGTGGTACAAAGGCTTATGTTCCTCAGTCACCATGGATACTGACGGGAAACATCAGggaaaatattctttttgggAATCAATGGGACAGTTGCAAATATGAAAGAACAGTTAAAGCGTGTGCCTTGACAAAGGATTTTGAGCTGTTCTCTTGTGGTGACCTTACAGAGATTGGAGAAAGAGGGATAAATATGAGTGGAGGACAGAAACAGAGAATTCAAATTGCCCGAGCAATTTACCAGGACGCGGATATATATCTACTCGATGACCCCTTCAGTGCTGTAGATGCTCATACAGGCTCCCAACTCTTTAAG GAATGCTTGATGGGACTTCTCAAAGACAAGACGGTAATTTATGTTACCCACCAAGTTGAGTTCCTTCCAGTAGCAGACCTCATTCTG GTGATGGAAAATGGAAGAATTGCACAAGCAGGTAGATTTGAAGAACTTCTGAAACAAAATATAGGATTTGAAGTTTTAGTTGGGGCTCATAGCCAAGCTCTAGAGTCGATTATGACAGTCGAGAATTCAAGCAGAACATCTAAAAAACCAACTTCAGAAACTGAATCCACTAGTTCAAATTCACAAGTTGAGCATGAACCAGATTCCACGGAAGAGATCAAAGAAAATGGAGGAAAACTGGTgcaagaagaagagagagagaaaggaagcATCGGAAAAGAAGTTTATTGGTCTTATTTAACAGCTGTGAAAGGAGGAGCACTAGTTCCTGTCATAATCTTGGCACAGTCATCATTCCAAGTATTGCAGGTGGCTAGTAACTACTGGATGGCATGGTCTTCTCCACCTACAATTCACACCCAACCAGAAATAGAAATGAATGCAATTTTACTAGTATATTCATTACTTGCTGTTGGAAGTTCACTTTGTGTGCTGTTACGAGCCATGCTAGTAGTAATAACAGGACTACAAACTGCCCAAAAACTATTCAATGACATGCTGCATAGCATACTCCGGGCTCCTATGTCATTTTTTGATTCAACTCCAACCGGAAGAATCTTAAACCGG GCATCTTCAGATCAAAGTGTGCTAGACTTGGAACTGGCAATGAGATTAAGTTGGTGTGCTCTCTCAATAATACAGATTCTAGGAACCATTTTGGTGATGTCACAGGTAGCATGGCAAGTGTTTGTCATCTTCATTCCAGTAACTGCTATCTGCATATGGTACCAG CAATATTACATACCAACAGCAAGAGAACTGGCCCGCTTGTCCGAGATACAAAAAGCTCCAATCCTTCACCACTTTGCAGAGTCACTATCAGGAGCAGCAACAATTCATGCGTTTGATCAAGAAACCCGGTTCACAAATTTAAACCTCAGTCTGATTGACAACTACTCAAGGCCATGGTTTCACAATGTCTCTGCTATGGAATGGCTTTCTTACAGACTAAATTTGCTATCAAATTTGGTGTTTGCTTTCTCATTGGTTTTGCTGGTAACTCTCCCTGAAGGAATAATTAATCCAA GCATTGCAGGGTTAGCAGTAACATACGGAATAAACTTGAATGTGCTGCAAGCTTCCGTTATATGGAACATATGCAACGCGGAAAACAAGATGATCTCAGTTGAAAGAATACTGCAGTACTCCAAAATAAGAAGTGAAGCTCCCCTTGTAGTCGAAGAGTGCAGACCTGCGAATAACTGGCCAGAAGTTGGATCAATTTGCTTCAAAAATTTGCAA ATCCGTTATGCTGAACATCTGCCATCAGTGTTGAAAAACATATCATGTACATTTCCGGGAGGGAAGAAAGTAGGTGTTGTGGGAAGGACAGGAAGTGGAAAATCAACCCTCATACAAGCCATATTCAGGATTATTGAGCCAACAGAGGGAAGCATTATAATTGACGATGTGGACATTTCCAGGATAGGGCTTCATGATTTAAGATCAAGACTTAGCATCATTCCACAAGACCCAACACTCTTTGAGGGAATTGTTAGAGGAAATCTTGATCCACTACTCCAATATACAGACAAGCAAGTCTGGGAg GCTCTAGATAAATGTCAACTTGGTGATGTAGTGCGGGCAAAGGAAGAGAAGTTGGATAGCACAG TGGttgaaaatggtgaaaattgGAGTGTGGGGCAAAGGCAGTTACTGTGTCTTGGAAGGAGCTTGCTGAAGAAAAGCAGCATTCTGGTACTGGATGAAGCCACAGCGTCAGTGGATTCTGCAACTGATGGAATCATACAAAAGATAATTACTCAAGAATTCAAAAATCGCACAGTTGTTACAATAGCTCACAGAATCCACACCGTTATTGATAGTGATCTTGTGTTGGTCCTTAATGATG GAAGGATTGCAGAATATGACACACCAAAAAATTTACTTGAAAGAGAAGATTCTTTCTTCTCTAAATTGATTAAGGAGTACTCCATGAGGTCTCACAACCTCAACAGCTTGACAACTCCATCGTGA
- the LOC123217302 gene encoding uncharacterized protein LOC123217302 has translation MAVRQRALATLPNLLKSMRKEFPKASTNQQLPSLRRAFSLYDQINLIDNVPEDQLRFQGYTDTGFTVNGVHYEGSLLCVGNLILSWAPKKFSEMTPNSLSIFQLVRPIPEILILGCGRHVEPVDSELRRFILSTGMKLEAIDSRNAASTYNILNEEGRIVAAALLPYGVSS, from the exons ATGGCGGTGAGACAGAGGGCTTTGGCAACATTGCCGAATCTATTAAAAAGCATGAGGAAGGAGTTTCCAAAGGCTAGTACGAATCAGCAATTGCCATCACTGAGACGTGCTTTCTCTCTCTATGATCAAATCAATCTCATCGACAATGTTCCGGAAGATCAGCTTCGCTTTCAAGG CTACACTGACACTGGCTTCACTGTGAATGGAGTCCATTATGAAGGTAGTCTGCTCTGTGTTGGAAATTTGATCCTGTCTTGGGCTCCCAAGAAGTTCTCTGAAATGACTCCAAACAG CTTATCTATTTTCCAACTTGTGCGTCCAATTCCAG aaattttgatCCTCGGCTGTGGAAGGCACGTTGAACCTGTTGATTCTGAACTTCGGCGGTTCATTCTGTCTACAGGCATGAAGTTAGAAGCCATAGACTCG AGAAATGCTGCGTCAACTTATAACATATTGAATGAAGAAGGTCGGATTGTGGCTGCTGCACTTCTTCCATATGGAGTTTCTTCATGA